In Fodinibius saliphilus, a genomic segment contains:
- a CDS encoding DUF5777 family beta-barrel protein, translating into MERQRANITEPVETFWTPSLVSLTTTETLDARNLNSTIMHSFGIATTRAIQNFFGLDNIQNVRLGLDYGITDRWSVGIGRSSRFNVVDIRTKYALIQQTTDHSKPLSIALKGDLGIVTQENRQPLKDDISTLASAIVSKKFNQTLSLQLSPMYGYYSSVTANKENHLFSVGVGSRINLTERYTLIAEYYPVIGNRNSNTNNAFSLGLNIQTGGHVFQLFFTSTRWHLEQYVIANNRDQFWAGDFRFGFNVNRIFGL; encoded by the coding sequence ATGGAACGACAAAGAGCCAATATTACAGAACCGGTTGAAACGTTCTGGACTCCTTCCCTGGTCTCTCTAACGACAACAGAAACATTAGATGCACGCAATCTCAATTCTACCATTATGCATAGTTTTGGTATTGCTACGACCAGGGCAATACAAAATTTCTTTGGCCTTGATAATATTCAGAATGTTCGTTTGGGGCTTGACTATGGAATAACTGATCGTTGGTCTGTGGGCATTGGTCGATCCTCCCGCTTCAATGTAGTTGATATACGCACCAAATATGCGCTGATACAACAAACTACAGATCATTCGAAACCTCTTAGTATCGCTCTCAAAGGTGATCTAGGAATTGTTACCCAAGAAAACAGACAACCCTTAAAAGATGATATTAGTACATTGGCGTCAGCTATTGTTTCTAAGAAATTCAACCAAACTCTTAGTCTGCAATTATCTCCAATGTATGGTTACTATAGTTCTGTTACAGCCAATAAAGAAAACCATCTTTTTTCAGTGGGAGTAGGATCCCGTATCAATCTTACAGAACGGTATACCCTTATTGCAGAATATTATCCAGTAATTGGTAATCGCAATAGTAATACTAATAACGCCTTTTCATTAGGTCTGAATATTCAAACAGGCGGTCACGTCTTTCAACTATTCTTCACCTCCACTCGCTGGCATCTTGAACAATACGTTATAGCTAATAATAGAGATCAATTCTGGGCCGGCGATTTCCGATTTGGGTTCAACGTAAACCGGATATTTGGACTGTAA
- a CDS encoding DUF2752 domain-containing protein, with protein sequence MKEQLKYLFRNYFEITAFSVGLILLALMDPEIANGPDLCLFEQVGITFCPGDGLGHSIAYTFNGDISNAMQSNILGPFAIIILVGRVGYLIHNKITNKKRNYIDYGPND encoded by the coding sequence ATGAAAGAACAGCTCAAATACCTTTTTAGAAATTATTTTGAAATAACCGCTTTTTCAGTCGGATTGATATTGCTCGCTCTTATGGATCCTGAAATTGCAAACGGACCAGACCTATGTCTTTTTGAACAGGTTGGCATTACCTTTTGTCCAGGCGACGGCTTGGGGCATTCTATTGCGTATACTTTTAACGGAGATATTAGTAATGCCATGCAGTCAAATATATTAGGCCCATTTGCTATTATTATTTTAGTTGGAAGAGTTGGATATTTAATCCATAACAAAATCACTAATAAAAAAAGAAACTACATAGATTATGGCCCGAATGATTGA
- a CDS encoding TM2 domain-containing protein, producing the protein MARMIDFLPELEGDEGAYIAKLMSSMNDEKAQRFARVYRARRKEPQIILFTALVGFFGIAGVHRFVIGQVGMGILYLLTGGLCAIGTIVDIINYKSLAFEYNRGVAQDVMTLLD; encoded by the coding sequence ATGGCCCGAATGATTGATTTTTTGCCAGAATTAGAGGGGGATGAAGGAGCATATATTGCTAAACTTATGTCGTCGATGAATGATGAGAAAGCACAACGATTCGCCCGCGTTTATCGGGCCCGCAGAAAAGAGCCGCAGATTATTTTATTTACTGCTCTTGTTGGTTTCTTTGGGATAGCAGGCGTTCATCGTTTTGTTATAGGTCAAGTGGGGATGGGTATACTTTATCTATTGACAGGTGGACTATGTGCTATCGGTACAATTGTCGATATCATTAATTACAAAAGTTTGGCTTTTGAATATAATCGGGGAGTTGCTCAGGATGTGATGACACTTTTGGATTAA